A single Pseudomonas brassicacearum DNA region contains:
- a CDS encoding DUF4225 domain-containing protein — MNDPSCDINDVAKAGSDLVVLGCTIGATNFYDGFTQLQFGSIIANFVNEVIKDVNDGLISAWEGVQEIRAEYADLSNKVLFYAQNGIGVAAGVMQVEVGIAITGSSYGAGAPVGAFFVAHGVNNIYEGGMNIYNGPGAPAAQGPTRRAYQMFLDDDYKGDMAYGTIDLILSAGAMMRPVRRTDAVQLFRRDPLNYESAYQQTGKLALFFEALVDAITINAMLSKEKLEIENN; from the coding sequence ATGAATGACCCTTCATGCGACATTAATGACGTAGCTAAAGCAGGCTCTGACCTGGTGGTACTGGGGTGCACAATTGGTGCAACCAACTTCTATGACGGTTTTACCCAGCTCCAATTCGGTTCAATTATCGCCAACTTCGTTAACGAAGTTATAAAAGACGTCAACGACGGCCTAATTAGCGCTTGGGAGGGTGTACAGGAGATAAGGGCAGAATATGCAGACCTATCGAACAAGGTACTTTTTTATGCTCAAAACGGTATAGGGGTTGCTGCGGGTGTCATGCAGGTTGAGGTGGGCATCGCCATTACGGGAAGCTCTTACGGTGCGGGGGCGCCAGTAGGTGCGTTTTTTGTCGCCCACGGCGTCAACAACATCTACGAGGGTGGAATGAACATTTATAACGGCCCCGGCGCCCCAGCTGCACAGGGACCTACTCGGCGCGCCTATCAAATGTTTTTAGACGATGACTATAAGGGGGACATGGCCTATGGAACGATCGACTTGATATTGTCGGCAGGCGCAATGATGCGGCCAGTTCGCAGGACAGACGCAGTACAACTTTTCAGGCGCGACCCTCTGAATTACGAGTCTGCATATCAACAGACCGGTAAGCTGGCATTGTTTTTCGAAGCGTTAGTAGATGCCATTACCATCAACGCCATGCTCTCAAAGGAAAAACTTGAAATAGAAAACAACTGA
- a CDS encoding polyamine ABC transporter substrate-binding protein, translating into MRKSHLRTIFSASLLCAGISTSVAAVEPGMYLYNWFGLLAPETPKEFEQETGTSVHMDAFDSAEIMQSKVMAGRTGYDVVVATSNVLPSLIQAGVLQPLDRNQLSNFSHIDPDLLSQLAVNDPGNRYAVPYLWGTTGIGYDVDKVKAALGDDAPVNSWDLIFKEENISKLQSCGVAMLDSPSEIVSIALNYLGLPSNSKNPDDYQKAQALLLKIRPYVLYFDSSRIDADLADGNICAVVGWANGALAAQAINEKANTGRKIAYSLPREGALAWSENLVLLKDAPHPTEGMAFINYMLRPEIIAKTSNHTLYPNANKDAAEFVEQKLRDNPWVYPDKKTIATLIPLEPLPLKLERIRTRIWTKVKSGV; encoded by the coding sequence ATGAGAAAGTCACATTTGCGAACCATTTTTTCCGCCTCGCTTCTCTGTGCAGGGATAAGCACATCAGTAGCGGCTGTAGAGCCCGGGATGTATCTGTATAACTGGTTCGGGTTGCTTGCGCCGGAGACGCCAAAGGAGTTTGAACAGGAAACTGGCACGAGCGTGCATATGGATGCGTTCGACAGCGCCGAAATCATGCAGAGCAAAGTCATGGCCGGGCGCACCGGGTATGACGTGGTTGTGGCGACCTCCAATGTGTTGCCCAGCCTGATCCAGGCGGGAGTCCTTCAGCCATTGGATCGTAATCAACTGAGTAACTTTTCACACATCGATCCTGATCTCTTGTCCCAGCTCGCGGTCAATGATCCTGGTAACCGCTATGCCGTGCCCTATTTGTGGGGCACTACCGGCATTGGCTATGACGTTGACAAAGTCAAAGCGGCATTGGGTGATGATGCTCCAGTGAATAGCTGGGATCTGATCTTCAAAGAAGAGAACATCAGTAAGCTCCAGTCGTGCGGCGTGGCAATGCTTGACTCTCCCAGTGAGATCGTTTCGATTGCCTTGAATTACCTTGGACTTCCCAGCAACAGCAAGAACCCGGATGATTATCAGAAAGCCCAAGCCTTGCTGTTAAAAATCCGTCCTTATGTCCTCTATTTCGACTCGTCCAGAATCGACGCCGACCTGGCTGACGGCAATATTTGTGCAGTTGTGGGGTGGGCCAATGGTGCCCTTGCTGCACAGGCCATCAATGAGAAGGCCAACACTGGACGCAAGATTGCCTACAGTCTACCTCGCGAAGGCGCGCTGGCCTGGTCGGAGAATCTGGTCCTGCTAAAAGATGCCCCTCATCCCACGGAGGGCATGGCGTTCATTAATTACATGTTGCGGCCAGAAATTATTGCCAAGACCTCAAACCACACGTTATATCCCAACGCCAATAAAGATGCCGCTGAGTTTGTCGAGCAGAAGCTGCGAGACAATCCTTGGGTTTATCCAGACAAAAAGACGATCGCAACACTTATTCCACTTGAGCCACTGCCATTGAAATTGGAGCGAATCCGCACGCGGATCTGGACCAAAGTGAAGAGTGGTGTGTGA
- a CDS encoding response regulator transcription factor produces the protein MPFDLHSLAWHRSIGKLIMQLNRPDFWSSLVRTLNEYVQIDNWVVLIFSNQQVQVVSLPEIADAQEIDAFTHRYVKGLYLLDPFYIANRENPQSGFFHLLDIAPEYFLETEYYHQYFAQYISMDEAQYNVQLDRDRTLCISIGSKVHFSQEQITLLDIIKPWVTALMHQRMGFENDVEKTLTEPPLWPETVNQLGTQITARESDVLRLLLSGFSNKEIAGKLSLSAETIKVHRRNIYAKLNIKSQSELFARFFMPRQHVPATH, from the coding sequence ATGCCGTTTGACCTCCATAGCCTGGCTTGGCATCGATCGATTGGGAAGCTGATCATGCAGCTGAACCGTCCAGATTTCTGGAGTTCACTTGTTCGTACCTTAAATGAATATGTACAGATCGATAATTGGGTTGTATTGATTTTCAGCAATCAACAGGTACAGGTTGTTAGTCTTCCCGAGATAGCCGATGCGCAAGAGATTGACGCATTCACTCATCGCTATGTAAAAGGGCTTTATCTACTCGATCCATTTTATATAGCCAACCGAGAGAATCCACAGAGCGGTTTCTTTCATCTACTGGATATTGCACCAGAGTACTTTCTTGAAACCGAGTACTACCATCAGTACTTTGCACAATACATCTCCATGGATGAGGCGCAGTACAATGTCCAACTCGACCGCGACAGAACGTTGTGCATTTCCATCGGCAGCAAAGTTCACTTTAGCCAAGAACAAATAACCCTGCTTGACATCATCAAGCCTTGGGTAACTGCCTTGATGCATCAGCGCATGGGTTTTGAAAATGACGTAGAGAAAACCCTGACTGAGCCGCCTCTGTGGCCGGAAACGGTCAATCAGCTTGGCACACAAATAACAGCACGCGAGAGTGACGTACTTCGCTTATTACTCAGCGGCTTCTCCAATAAGGAGATAGCCGGAAAGCTGTCCCTCTCGGCGGAGACCATAAAAGTTCACCGCCGCAATATTTACGCAAAATTAAACATCAAGTCACAATCCGAGCTGTTTGCTCGATTCTTCATGCCCAGACAGCATGTTCCCGCTACCCATTAA
- the argC gene encoding N-acetyl-gamma-glutamyl-phosphate reductase codes for MASPLVFIDGDQGTTGLQIHQRLRERSDLRLFTLNPEHRKDPQRRAEAINHCDIAILCLPDQAARDAVATIENSAVRVIDASSAHRTDPDWTYGFAEMNPQQAQRIAAARRVSNPGCYPTGAIGLLRPLLEAGLVPRDYPLNIHAVSGYSGKGRVGVQEHEGAGAAQVSAFQVYGLGLAHKHIPEIQQQSGLTERPMFVPAYGAFRQGIVLTIPLHTRLLAPGVSAVQLHACLMQHYADARHVQVMPMRESKELTSLDPQALNGTDDLRLSVFENDETGQVLLAAVFDNLGKGAAGAAVQNLNLMLAGA; via the coding sequence ATGGCAAGTCCCCTTGTATTCATCGATGGCGACCAAGGCACCACCGGGCTGCAAATCCATCAACGTCTGCGCGAGCGCAGCGATCTTCGGCTTTTCACACTCAATCCCGAACATCGTAAGGACCCGCAACGTCGCGCCGAAGCCATCAACCACTGCGACATCGCGATTCTCTGCTTGCCCGACCAAGCCGCACGCGACGCGGTAGCGACCATCGAAAACTCCGCCGTTCGGGTGATCGATGCGAGTTCGGCGCACCGTACCGATCCAGACTGGACCTATGGTTTCGCAGAGATGAACCCGCAACAGGCCCAACGCATCGCCGCGGCGCGGCGGGTCAGCAATCCCGGCTGCTATCCAACGGGGGCGATAGGGTTGCTGCGCCCATTGCTGGAGGCCGGATTGGTGCCCAGGGATTACCCGCTGAACATTCATGCCGTGTCGGGTTATTCCGGAAAAGGGCGCGTCGGCGTGCAAGAGCATGAGGGAGCAGGCGCAGCACAGGTGTCGGCGTTTCAGGTCTATGGGCTGGGGCTGGCACACAAGCATATTCCGGAGATTCAGCAGCAAAGTGGACTGACGGAGCGGCCGATGTTCGTGCCGGCCTATGGCGCTTTTAGGCAGGGGATTGTGCTGACCATACCCTTGCACACCCGATTGCTGGCGCCCGGCGTGAGCGCGGTGCAGTTGCATGCGTGTTTGATGCAGCACTATGCCGATGCGCGCCATGTACAGGTGATGCCGATGCGGGAATCAAAAGAGCTGACGTCCCTTGATCCTCAAGCGCTTAACGGGACAGATGATTTGCGATTGTCGGTGTTCGAGAATGACGAGACCGGGCAGGTTTTGCTGGCTGCGGTGTTTGACAATCTTGGGAAGGGTGCTGCTGGCGCGGCCGTGCAGAATCTGAACTTGATGCTTGCAGGCGCATGA
- a CDS encoding LysR family transcriptional regulator: MREISLDRLRTLVAIADLGSFAEAARVLHLAPPTVSLHIADLESRVGGKLLSRTRGRVQPSAIGNTLVERARRLLADAEQALEDVERQVQGLAGRVRLGASTGAIAQLLPHALETLSQRHPAIDVQVAVLTSQETLKKLAEGSLEVGLVALPQSPVKGLRIEPWRRDPVMAFLPARWESPQVVTPDWLCAQPLILNDATTRLSRLTAEWFASDGQQPAPRIQLNYNDAIKSLVAAGYGATLLPHEAATPLLDNRIVMRPLKPLLWRQLGIAHRSQDIERPTQHVLDVLWELSAQ; this comes from the coding sequence ATGCGCGAAATCAGCCTCGACCGTCTGCGCACCTTGGTAGCGATTGCCGACCTGGGTTCGTTTGCCGAAGCGGCCCGCGTGCTGCACCTTGCGCCGCCCACCGTCAGTCTGCATATCGCCGACCTTGAGTCACGTGTGGGCGGCAAGCTGTTGTCGCGCACACGTGGGCGCGTTCAGCCTTCAGCAATCGGGAACACACTGGTGGAACGCGCGCGGCGCCTATTGGCAGACGCAGAGCAGGCGCTTGAAGACGTGGAACGTCAAGTACAGGGATTGGCCGGGCGTGTGCGCCTGGGCGCCTCCACAGGGGCCATCGCACAGTTGCTGCCGCATGCGTTGGAGACATTGAGCCAACGCCACCCCGCGATCGATGTACAAGTCGCGGTGCTCACCTCCCAGGAAACCTTGAAGAAACTTGCCGAGGGCTCTTTGGAGGTTGGTTTGGTCGCGCTGCCGCAGTCTCCGGTGAAGGGCTTGCGGATCGAGCCGTGGCGACGCGACCCAGTCATGGCCTTCCTGCCGGCTCGCTGGGAGTCCCCGCAGGTTGTGACCCCCGACTGGCTGTGCGCTCAACCATTGATTTTGAATGACGCCACCACGCGCCTTTCGCGCTTGACTGCGGAGTGGTTCGCCAGCGATGGGCAGCAGCCTGCGCCGCGTATCCAACTGAACTACAACGACGCGATCAAAAGCTTGGTGGCGGCAGGATATGGTGCGACGTTGTTGCCCCATGAGGCGGCCACGCCATTGCTCGATAACAGGATCGTCATGCGGCCATTGAAGCCCTTATTGTGGCGTCAACTGGGGATTGCACACCGCAGCCAGGACATCGAACGACCTACGCAACATGTGCTGGATGTGTTGTGGGAGTTGAGTGCGCAGTGA
- a CDS encoding ABC transporter ATP-binding protein, which translates to MLRVFEQRLDPFPPDEVPPPPEGLARFLWACTRGARGYILAFALLSAGVSIYEAWLFSFLGQVVDMLSTWQAGGEAAAQESRVLWGMGIVMVASIGLVALRTMVQHQVLAINLPLRLRWDFHRLMLRQSLSFFSDEFSGRVTTKVMQTALAVRDVLFTLIEIAPGIGVYFIAIIALAGGFALKLMLPFLAWILLFGLAMVYFVPRLGKVGQEQAHARSSMTGRISDAYTNITTVKLFSHSNREAHFARAAMEDFKQTGFRQMRLVSQFEIVNQALVVGLIMAAGGYALWLWHQGDVGAGAVAAITAMALRINGMSHWIMWQMTSLFESIGTLQDGMATLTRGPKVQDAPDAGVLATSGGAVTFDNVSFNYNGERQVLDGLSLNIRPGEKIGLVGRSGAGKSTLINLLLRFYDVDSGQIRIDGQDIARVTQDSLRSAIGMVTQDTSLLHRSIRDNIAYGRPDASDAQIRRAAANAQADEFISQLSDRQGHSGYDTLVGERGIKLSGGQRQRIAIARVMLKNAPILLLDEATSALDSEVEVAIQESLDEMMQGKTVIAIAHRLSTIAAMDRLIVMDDGRIIEQGTHAELLAKNGIYARLWHHQSGGFLGEDRGVTEDMDQV; encoded by the coding sequence ATGCTTCGCGTGTTTGAACAAAGACTCGACCCCTTCCCGCCCGACGAGGTACCGCCGCCACCCGAAGGCCTGGCTCGGTTTCTGTGGGCGTGCACACGGGGCGCCCGCGGTTACATCCTTGCGTTTGCGCTGCTCAGCGCCGGTGTGTCGATCTACGAAGCCTGGCTGTTTTCCTTCCTCGGTCAGGTCGTGGATATGCTCTCGACCTGGCAAGCCGGTGGTGAGGCGGCGGCGCAGGAAAGTCGCGTGCTGTGGGGCATGGGCATCGTCATGGTGGCCAGCATCGGGCTGGTGGCGTTGCGCACCATGGTTCAACACCAGGTATTGGCGATCAATCTGCCGCTGCGGCTGCGTTGGGATTTTCACCGCCTGATGCTGCGGCAAAGCCTGTCGTTTTTTTCCGATGAGTTCTCCGGCCGGGTCACCACCAAGGTGATGCAGACTGCGCTGGCCGTGCGTGACGTGCTGTTCACCCTGATCGAGATCGCCCCCGGGATCGGCGTGTATTTCATTGCGATCATCGCATTGGCCGGCGGCTTCGCCCTGAAACTGATGCTGCCTTTCCTTGCCTGGATCCTGTTGTTCGGGCTGGCCATGGTCTACTTCGTGCCCCGCCTGGGCAAAGTCGGACAGGAACAGGCCCATGCGCGCTCCTCGATGACCGGACGTATCTCGGACGCCTACACCAACATCACGACCGTGAAGCTGTTCTCCCATTCCAACCGTGAAGCGCACTTCGCGCGCGCGGCCATGGAGGACTTCAAGCAGACCGGCTTTCGCCAGATGCGCCTGGTCAGCCAGTTCGAAATCGTCAACCAAGCGCTGGTGGTGGGGTTGATCATGGCTGCAGGCGGTTATGCGCTGTGGCTGTGGCACCAGGGCGACGTCGGCGCCGGTGCCGTGGCGGCGATTACCGCCATGGCGTTGCGTATCAACGGCATGTCGCACTGGATCATGTGGCAAATGACCTCGCTGTTCGAGAGCATCGGCACCTTGCAGGACGGCATGGCCACCCTGACCCGCGGCCCCAAGGTGCAGGATGCGCCGGACGCCGGGGTGCTGGCGACCTCTGGCGGAGCGGTCACCTTCGACAATGTGAGCTTCAACTACAACGGTGAACGCCAGGTGCTCGATGGCTTGAGCCTGAACATTCGCCCGGGCGAGAAAATCGGCCTGGTAGGCCGCTCCGGCGCGGGCAAATCCACGCTCATCAACTTGCTGCTGCGTTTCTATGATGTCGACAGCGGGCAGATTCGCATTGACGGGCAAGACATCGCGCGCGTGACGCAAGACAGCCTGCGCAGCGCCATCGGCATGGTCACCCAGGATACGTCCCTGCTCCACCGCTCCATTCGCGACAACATCGCCTACGGCCGACCCGATGCAAGCGACGCGCAAATCCGCCGTGCCGCGGCCAATGCCCAGGCCGATGAGTTCATCAGCCAACTGAGCGACCGCCAGGGTCACAGCGGCTACGACACCTTGGTGGGCGAGCGCGGCATCAAGCTGTCGGGCGGCCAGCGCCAGCGCATCGCGATTGCCCGAGTGATGCTCAAGAACGCCCCGATCCTGCTCCTTGACGAGGCGACCAGCGCGCTGGATTCGGAAGTCGAAGTGGCCATCCAGGAAAGCCTCGATGAAATGATGCAGGGCAAGACCGTCATCGCCATCGCCCACCGACTGTCCACGATTGCGGCGATGGATCGACTGATTGTCATGGATGATGGACGCATCATTGAACAGGGTACTCACGCTGAATTGCTCGCCAAGAACGGTATTTATGCGCGGCTGTGGCACCATCAGAGTGGTGGGTTCCTGGGTGAGGATCGGGGGGTGACCGAGGACATGGATCAGGTATGA
- a CDS encoding DUF6124 family protein gives MDKLIPDPPVPPLHLDIAADANAERVIDSYLNPKPAQPDKKPPPDQLFTVVEGVDAESLLANLSETLASANAMANDLAFDLEDSRRHVALGLQQLIELGQLLANRALDVIDPR, from the coding sequence ATGGACAAACTCATCCCAGACCCACCCGTTCCACCGCTGCACCTGGACATCGCGGCCGACGCCAACGCCGAACGCGTCATCGATTCCTATCTGAACCCCAAACCCGCCCAGCCAGACAAGAAACCACCTCCGGACCAGCTATTCACCGTCGTGGAGGGCGTCGATGCTGAAAGCCTGTTAGCCAACCTCAGCGAAACGTTAGCCTCCGCCAATGCCATGGCCAACGATTTGGCGTTCGATCTGGAGGACTCTCGACGGCATGTTGCACTAGGGCTGCAGCAGTTGATCGAGCTGGGTCAGCTATTGGCAAACCGGGCGCTGGATGTCATCGACCCTAGGTAG
- a CDS encoding HIT family protein, with product MSLHGHYDPQNIFALILRGDAPCYKIYEDADVLAFLDLFPQSRGHVLVIPKASQARNILEVEPVVLGAMMSAVQRLTRIIVDELQPDGVQVAQFNGAVAGQTVYHIHMHIIPRWDGEAPGIHGRGKADPEELEALQARLIERIRLGA from the coding sequence ATGAGTCTCCACGGTCATTACGATCCGCAGAACATCTTTGCGCTGATCCTTCGCGGCGATGCGCCGTGCTACAAGATTTACGAAGACGCCGACGTGTTGGCCTTCCTGGATCTTTTCCCCCAATCGCGCGGGCATGTCCTAGTCATCCCCAAAGCCTCCCAGGCGCGAAATATCCTCGAGGTCGAGCCCGTCGTCCTGGGTGCGATGATGTCAGCCGTGCAGCGCCTGACGCGGATCATCGTGGACGAATTGCAGCCGGACGGGGTTCAGGTCGCGCAGTTCAATGGTGCTGTGGCCGGGCAAACGGTCTACCACATTCACATGCACATCATTCCTCGCTGGGACGGTGAAGCACCCGGTATACATGGCAGGGGCAAGGCCGATCCCGAGGAGCTGGAAGCACTCCAGGCGCGTCTGATCGAGCGCATTCGCTTGGGGGCCTGA
- a CDS encoding response regulator translates to MTPFDGVRVLLVEDEGAVALLIEDMLEAFGCEVVASVARLAAARDMAGSVQVDLAILDVNLAGERVFPVAEILRGRHIPFLFSTGYGTSGLPAEYAGCPVLHKPFSQSELQQKIAVTLMGARESSLASSTDVD, encoded by the coding sequence ATGACCCCATTTGATGGCGTCAGGGTGCTGCTCGTCGAGGACGAAGGCGCGGTTGCCCTGTTGATCGAGGACATGCTCGAGGCGTTCGGATGCGAAGTGGTGGCCTCAGTCGCCCGGCTCGCTGCAGCACGTGACATGGCCGGCTCGGTGCAGGTTGACCTGGCGATCCTCGACGTCAACCTGGCTGGCGAGCGCGTTTTTCCGGTGGCCGAAATCCTTCGCGGTCGCCACATTCCCTTCCTGTTCAGCACCGGATACGGCACCAGCGGGCTGCCAGCCGAATACGCTGGGTGCCCGGTCCTGCACAAGCCGTTTTCGCAAAGCGAGCTGCAGCAGAAAATTGCCGTTACGCTGATGGGGGCTCGTGAAAGCAGCTTGGCATCCAGCACCGATGTCGACTGA
- a CDS encoding PAS domain S-box protein, translating to MSNIEAFPQGTRTPSDYESLLAMGANALDAFPGAVYVCDHQGWLVRYNSEAAKLWGRAPILGEGGDRFCGSYGLLRPDGSPLAFEDCPMAAALEQGTAARNQEVLIERPDGSRVMALVNIRALKDHQGIIQGAINCFQDVSAHHAMAQELRRRSADLEDFFENSAVGLHIVSGEGIILRANKAELALLGYPAEEYIGRNITDFHVDEPVICDILGKLSGGECLEGYPARLRARDGSIKHVTITSNGRFEDGKLFNTRCFTVDMSCVHAAETARQESDDRLAATYEAATIGIAESDAAGRLLRVNDALCNMLGRTREALLNMTFLDYTHCDSTDEDAALYARQVAGELDNYVLRKRAFKPGGETVYLDIHSSSVRAADGTFRYGVRILQDVTQARRMENQIRESERHMRNLLEALPAAVYTTDAEGRITFFNRAAVELSGCTPRLGDQWCVTWKLFNTDGSFLPHDQCPMAVALKENRPIRGAEAVAERPDGSRVPFSPYPTPLHDADGNLVGAINMLVDISERKQAENRQKTLIDELNHRVKNTLATVQSLAAQTARNAEDAKDGYRRFEARLLALSRAHDLLTKRHWGQTPLDTLAHEVLKPVFGPEPGRFVIEGPSVDVGTRVALNLTMTLNELAINALKYGAMSVETGTLAVTWHLQAQADGTLLTLDWREQGGPPVSPPEREGLGSRLMQRCIERDLAGKFELTYAAQGVCCRFSFLIGVTGA from the coding sequence ATGTCCAATATTGAAGCGTTTCCCCAGGGGACGCGCACGCCGAGCGACTACGAAAGTCTTTTGGCGATGGGCGCGAACGCGCTCGATGCCTTTCCTGGTGCGGTTTACGTCTGTGACCACCAGGGCTGGCTGGTTCGCTACAACAGCGAGGCGGCCAAACTGTGGGGGCGTGCGCCAATACTGGGGGAGGGCGGCGACCGTTTTTGCGGCTCTTATGGCCTTTTGCGGCCCGACGGCAGCCCGCTTGCCTTTGAAGACTGTCCGATGGCCGCGGCGCTTGAGCAAGGAACGGCGGCGCGCAATCAGGAAGTGCTCATTGAGCGTCCCGACGGATCACGGGTCATGGCGTTGGTGAATATCCGGGCCCTGAAAGACCATCAAGGAATCATCCAAGGGGCCATCAACTGCTTCCAGGACGTCTCGGCGCACCACGCCATGGCCCAAGAGCTTCGGCGCAGGAGTGCCGACTTGGAAGACTTTTTCGAAAACAGCGCGGTGGGCCTTCATATCGTCAGTGGCGAGGGCATCATCCTGCGCGCCAACAAGGCAGAGCTGGCCCTGCTGGGGTATCCGGCAGAAGAATATATTGGCCGCAACATCACCGACTTTCATGTCGATGAGCCGGTGATCTGCGACATTCTGGGTAAGTTGAGCGGCGGTGAATGCCTCGAAGGTTATCCTGCGCGCTTGAGGGCCAGGGACGGTTCGATCAAGCATGTCACCATCACTTCCAACGGACGGTTCGAGGACGGCAAGCTGTTCAACACGCGGTGTTTCACGGTGGACATGTCCTGTGTCCACGCGGCCGAGACAGCGCGCCAGGAAAGCGATGACAGGCTGGCGGCGACGTACGAAGCGGCGACGATCGGCATCGCGGAGTCCGATGCGGCAGGCCGTCTGCTGCGCGTCAACGACGCTCTCTGCAACATGCTGGGCCGCACGCGCGAAGCGTTGCTGAACATGACTTTCCTGGACTATACGCACTGCGACAGCACCGACGAGGATGCGGCCCTTTATGCGCGCCAAGTGGCCGGTGAGCTGGACAATTACGTGCTACGCAAGCGTGCCTTCAAGCCTGGCGGCGAGACCGTTTACCTGGACATCCACAGCTCTTCCGTCAGGGCCGCCGACGGAACGTTTCGCTACGGCGTGCGGATCCTCCAGGACGTCACGCAGGCGCGACGCATGGAAAACCAGATCCGCGAAAGCGAGCGGCACATGCGCAACCTGCTCGAGGCATTGCCCGCCGCGGTCTATACCACCGATGCCGAGGGGCGTATCACCTTTTTCAACCGTGCTGCTGTCGAACTGTCCGGGTGCACACCTCGGCTGGGCGACCAGTGGTGCGTGACCTGGAAACTGTTCAACACCGATGGCAGTTTCCTGCCCCACGACCAATGCCCCATGGCAGTGGCCCTGAAGGAAAACCGGCCGATACGCGGCGCCGAGGCCGTTGCAGAGCGGCCGGATGGCAGCCGTGTTCCGTTCTCGCCTTATCCCACGCCTTTGCATGACGCCGATGGAAACCTGGTGGGCGCCATCAACATGCTGGTGGATATCTCCGAGCGAAAGCAGGCGGAAAATCGGCAGAAAACGTTGATCGATGAGCTCAATCACCGGGTCAAGAACACCCTGGCCACGGTGCAATCGCTGGCGGCCCAGACGGCACGCAACGCAGAGGATGCCAAAGACGGCTACAGGCGTTTCGAGGCAAGGCTCCTGGCGTTGTCACGAGCACACGATCTCTTGACGAAACGGCATTGGGGGCAGACGCCGCTCGATACCCTGGCCCACGAAGTGCTCAAGCCGGTGTTTGGGCCTGAGCCAGGCCGCTTCGTGATTGAAGGCCCCTCTGTAGATGTCGGCACCCGTGTGGCGCTCAACCTAACGATGACCCTCAATGAATTGGCGATCAATGCGCTGAAATATGGGGCGATGTCGGTCGAGACCGGGACGCTTGCCGTCACCTGGCACCTGCAAGCCCAGGCGGACGGAACGTTGCTGACCCTCGACTGGCGCGAACAAGGAGGACCGCCCGTGTCACCGCCGGAGCGCGAAGGGCTGGGTTCACGCCTGATGCAGCGTTGCATCGAGCGCGACCTGGCCGGCAAGTTCGAGCTCACCTACGCTGCGCAAGGCGTTTGCTGCCGCTTTTCGTTCCTGATTGGGGTGACCGGGGCATGA
- a CDS encoding amidohydrolase family protein, with the protein MVDTCSTPITGIDCHAHVFSRALELAAGRRYTPGYDATLAQYLGHLRAHGLSHGVLVQPSFLGTDNRYLLAALRQAPEQLRGVVVVERDVSRAELDDMARLGVVGVRLNLLGKAMPDFREAAWKAFLGHLAELDWHLELHAPVEQLPGLIRQLMPFEVRLVIDHFGRPDARLGVDQPGFSELLALGLSGHVWMKISGIYRLAGTDQQNLAFARTALALLEQSFGRHRLVWGSDWPHTQHEASVGFDRVIQQRQALEGAAPLMRALMIETPRALFRF; encoded by the coding sequence ATGGTTGATACCTGTTCTACACCGATCACCGGCATTGACTGCCACGCCCACGTGTTCAGCCGTGCGCTGGAACTGGCTGCTGGCCGGCGCTACACACCTGGCTATGACGCCACGCTCGCCCAGTACCTGGGCCACCTGCGCGCCCACGGCTTGAGCCATGGCGTGCTGGTGCAGCCGAGTTTCCTCGGCACCGATAACCGCTACCTGCTGGCTGCATTGCGGCAGGCGCCGGAGCAATTGCGCGGGGTCGTGGTGGTGGAGCGAGACGTCAGCCGGGCCGAGCTGGACGACATGGCCCGGCTGGGCGTGGTCGGTGTTCGCCTTAATCTGCTGGGCAAGGCCATGCCCGACTTTCGCGAAGCCGCCTGGAAAGCCTTTCTGGGGCATCTTGCCGAGTTGGACTGGCACCTCGAACTGCACGCCCCGGTGGAGCAACTGCCAGGATTGATTCGTCAGCTGATGCCGTTTGAGGTCCGGTTGGTGATCGACCATTTTGGCCGCCCGGACGCCCGCCTGGGCGTCGACCAACCGGGTTTTTCCGAGCTGCTGGCGCTGGGGCTCAGTGGGCACGTATGGATGAAAATCTCCGGCATCTATCGCCTGGCGGGAACGGATCAACAGAACCTGGCATTCGCCCGGACCGCGCTGGCCTTGCTGGAACAGAGTTTTGGCCGCCATCGCCTGGTGTGGGGTAGCGACTGGCCGCATACACAACACGAGGCAAGCGTTGGTTTCGATAGGGTGATTCAACAGCGGCAGGCTTTGGAGGGGGCGGCGCCGCTGATGCGCGCGCTCATGATCGAGACCCCACGCGCCTTATTCAGATTTTGA